TGAAGCTCGCCACCACCGTCCCGGCCGACCAGGCCGAGGTCTGGGCCGGCTGACCCGGTCGGATCACGCCGTACAGCCGGGCTCCTGCCGGACGGCGGGGACACCGGAGTGCCACGGCCCAGCGGTCAGGACGCCGCTGGGCACCGCCCCGTCCAGAGGCGGCGCCCAGCAGGGCGGTGCCTACGCCCGGAAGGGGCCGGTCACCTCGTACGTGATGCCGGCGGACGAGCTGCCGGTCGTACCGCGCTGGCTGGAGAAGTACAGCCGCTTGCCGTCGGGCGAGAAGGCCGGTCCGGTGATCTCGGAGGCGGACTGGCCGGTGATCCGCAGGAAGGGAGCCACCACGTCGTCGGGCGTGATGATGCAGATCTCCATGTTGCCGCCGTCCTCGGCGACGAACAGGTCACCGGAGGCGGAGCCGGTGACGTTGTCGACACCGGTCAGCGGGGCACCGCCGCCCACCACCAGCGAGTCGTCGTAGGCGAGTTCGTAGGTGTCCGTGGCCAGGTTGACCTGCCAGACCCGGTTGTCGCCCTTGGTGGTGAACCAGACGGTGTCGTTCGAGTAGTGGCAGCCCTCACCGCCGTTGAACCGCTTGGCGCCGGAGACCTGGTCACGGGTCACGGTCGGGGCGCCATCCGGGTCCGGCACGGTCGCCCAGGTGAACGAGCCGGAGGTGGCGGTGCCGGCCTTCAGCACCTGGAGCGTGCCGGAGGACAGGTTGCCCCAGGTCGCCGGGATGAAGCGGTAGAAGCAGCCGCTGGTCTCGTCCTCGGTCAGGTAGATCACCTTGCGGACCGGGTCGGCCGCGGCCGCCTCGTGCTTGAACCTGCCCATCGCGTCCCGGCGGACGGCCGCGTTCACACCCCACGGGTCGCTCTCGTACACGTACCCGAGGCTGACCTCCTCGCAGGAGAGCCAGGTGTTCCACGGTGTGGCGCCACCCGCACAGTTCTGCCGGGTGCTGGAGAGGATCCGGTACGCGCCGGTGATCGCGCCGGTCGACGAGAACTTGACCGCGCTCGCGCCGCCGGAGGGATTGATCTCCGAGTTGGAGACGTAGATCCAGCCGGTGCCGTCGGCGAAGCAGGCACCGCCGTCAGGGGCGTTGTGCCAGGTGTAGTTGGTGGAGCCGACCTTCTGGCCGGACCGGGCGATGACCCTGCTGGCGAACCCGGCAGGCAACTGTACGCCGTTGGCATCCGCGGCACCCAGTGCCCCGTAGGGGCCGGAACCGGGCTGGGCCGGGGCCGCGTAGGCGGCCCCGTGCATCAGGGTTCCGCCGAAGGCCACGGCCGAACCGCCGATGACTGCTCCACGAAGGAAATTGCGACGTTCCACTTGTCACTCCAGGGGAGGTGGTGACTTGCCCGGCACCGGTCGGCGGCGGGGTCGCACGCTTCCGGAAGGTAGGAGTGACGAATTGACAGGGTGTGAACACCGAGACATCCCGAGATGATGAGCGCATGCCACCCGTATCGCTGAGCCGCATCCCAAGAACGGGCGTGAACCCACCCTCCCCGGATCCGGCACCCACTGGAAGGACGGCTCCGCGCCCCCAGCCCGGTCCTCACCGTTTCCCGACGCACAGTCCCGGTAAGTGCTCTGATGGGCCATCATCGAACCGGGCGGGAAAAGTTGGGCACGCGGTGCCCGCACCACACGGAGGAGGCGTCAAGTGCGTAGTCGGGTGCGCGCAACGGACGGGCGGCAGCTGGTGGTGGAGCGTCTGGGGGATCCACGCGGCAGACCGGTCTTCCTGCTGCACGGAATGCCCGGCAGCAGGCTCGGTCCGGCTCCGCGCGGCATGGTGCTGTACCAGCGCAAGACACAGCTGATCACCTACGACCGGCCGGGCTACGGCGACTCGGACCGGCTGCCGGGCCGCTGTGTCGCCGATGTCGTTCAGGACGTACGGGCCATCGCGGACCACCTCGGCCTCGACCGGTTCGCCGTGGTGGGCCGGTCCGGTGGCGCCCCGCACGCCCTGGCCTGCGCCGCGCTGATGCCCGAGCGGGTCACGCGTACCGCCGCGCTGGTCGGGCTTGCCCCCCGGGACGCGGACGGTCTCGACTGGTTCGACGGGATGGCCGCCTCCAATGTGCTGGCGTACTCCACCGCCGTGGCCGACCCGGACGGGCTCGCGGAGTCGTTCATCTCACGGTCCGCGGTGATCAGGAAGAACCCGGTCCGGCTCATCGACGATCTGCGCCGGGAACTGACCGACTCCGACCGGATGGTGGTCAACGACGCCGGGGTCCGCACCATGCTGCTGCGCAACTTCCGTGAGGGGCTGCGCACTTCGGCATGGGGCTGGATCGACGACGCGATCGCGTTCAGCCATCCATGGGGGTTCGATCCTGCGGACATCACGGGTCCGGTGATGCTGTGGCACGGCGAGAAGGACGTCTTCTCGCCGGTGGGCCACTCCCGCTGGCTGGCCGAGCGCATCC
This sequence is a window from Streptomyces sp. NBC_01217. Protein-coding genes within it:
- a CDS encoding alkaline phosphatase PhoX; translated protein: MERRNFLRGAVIGGSAVAFGGTLMHGAAYAAPAQPGSGPYGALGAADANGVQLPAGFASRVIARSGQKVGSTNYTWHNAPDGGACFADGTGWIYVSNSEINPSGGASAVKFSSTGAITGAYRILSSTRQNCAGGATPWNTWLSCEEVSLGYVYESDPWGVNAAVRRDAMGRFKHEAAAADPVRKVIYLTEDETSGCFYRFIPATWGNLSSGTLQVLKAGTATSGSFTWATVPDPDGAPTVTRDQVSGAKRFNGGEGCHYSNDTVWFTTKGDNRVWQVNLATDTYELAYDDSLVVGGGAPLTGVDNVTGSASGDLFVAEDGGNMEICIITPDDVVAPFLRITGQSASEITGPAFSPDGKRLYFSSQRGTTGSSSAGITYEVTGPFRA
- a CDS encoding alpha/beta fold hydrolase, coding for MRSRVRATDGRQLVVERLGDPRGRPVFLLHGMPGSRLGPAPRGMVLYQRKTQLITYDRPGYGDSDRLPGRCVADVVQDVRAIADHLGLDRFAVVGRSGGAPHALACAALMPERVTRTAALVGLAPRDADGLDWFDGMAASNVLAYSTAVADPDGLAESFISRSAVIRKNPVRLIDDLRRELTDSDRMVVNDAGVRTMLLRNFREGLRTSAWGWIDDAIAFSHPWGFDPADITGPVMLWHGEKDVFSPVGHSRWLAERIPNSTVVVEPTAAHFDALHALPRILNWLLEPTAG